The Peribacillus simplex genome contains a region encoding:
- a CDS encoding MFS transporter — protein sequence MKNSNIWLLSFVSFFTDMGTYMVTPLIPIILASSGPLIIGIVDGLSETLASFLKFFSGRRSDRLKNRKGFALFGYGLSGLGRITLIISSSWVGVFIWKLIDRTGKGIRTAPRDALISESGGKNKQGRVFGLHQMMDMLGASIGIGAAYFILQMNGNQNFHDVFLYSLIPVIIGWLLLLGIKERKHEPIVKEMPPATKPKLDVKLLNPNVKKLLLIVFLFTIVNSSNSFLLLRAADLGVSTANVLLLYLLFHLTASLFSYISGAFSDRYGRRGILTVGYALYGFVYIGFAEVNTTIGLIGLFTLYGLYSAFTKGVEKALVADISNPESKGTALGFYAMITGIGLFPASLLTGLLWQIFGAEISFLINGIIALIASILLFRMLSINVRKAT from the coding sequence TTGAAAAACAGCAACATTTGGTTATTAAGCTTCGTTAGTTTTTTTACAGATATGGGTACCTATATGGTGACTCCTTTAATCCCGATTATTCTTGCTTCGTCTGGCCCTTTAATTATTGGGATTGTAGATGGTTTATCAGAAACCTTGGCAAGTTTTTTGAAATTTTTCTCTGGTCGTCGTTCGGATCGTTTGAAAAATAGAAAAGGGTTTGCTTTGTTTGGTTATGGCTTATCGGGTTTAGGAAGAATAACTTTGATTATTTCAAGTTCCTGGGTCGGCGTTTTCATATGGAAACTGATAGATCGTACGGGAAAAGGGATACGGACGGCTCCAAGAGATGCTCTTATATCCGAGTCTGGAGGAAAAAATAAACAAGGAAGGGTTTTTGGATTACATCAAATGATGGATATGTTAGGTGCTTCCATCGGGATTGGAGCTGCTTATTTCATATTACAGATGAATGGAAATCAAAACTTTCATGATGTATTCCTGTATTCTTTAATCCCTGTAATTATTGGTTGGCTACTGTTATTGGGCATAAAGGAAAGAAAGCATGAACCAATAGTGAAAGAAATGCCGCCTGCCACGAAACCTAAACTTGATGTGAAACTTCTAAATCCGAATGTAAAAAAATTATTGTTAATTGTATTTCTCTTCACTATTGTGAATTCATCAAATTCGTTTCTTTTACTAAGAGCAGCAGATTTGGGGGTTTCTACTGCCAATGTTCTATTATTATATCTACTCTTTCACCTTACTGCGTCTTTATTTTCATATATTTCCGGAGCGTTCTCAGATCGATACGGACGAAGAGGTATACTAACTGTAGGATATGCATTATATGGATTTGTATATATTGGTTTTGCGGAAGTAAATACAACGATTGGTTTAATCGGTCTATTTACATTATATGGGCTGTATTCAGCTTTTACTAAAGGGGTCGAAAAGGCGCTGGTTGCTGATATATCCAATCCAGAAAGTAAGGGAACTGCACTTGGTTTCTATGCCATGATTACGGGGATTGGCCTATTTCCGGCTTCTTTGCTTACAGGTTTGTTATGGCAGATATTTGGCGCTGAGATTTCATTCCTGATTAATGGGATCATCGCCTTGATTGCATCTATTTTGTTATTTAGAATGCTCTCTATTAACGTAAGAAAAGCAACATAG